The Brassica rapa cultivar Chiifu-401-42 chromosome A10, CAAS_Brap_v3.01, whole genome shotgun sequence genome segment TTATTCTGGCTTGATAATTGGCTTCAGGTTGGCAGGCTTATCAACATCACGGGTGCTTCAGGAACACAGGTCTTGGGTATCTCCCGCTACGCGACGGTCTCAGAAGTGGCCTCTGGGGGACAATGGAACATTCGTCGGTGTCGTGGCTATCACCTACGGGCGATGATAGCCTGCATCAACTCTGTTCCAGCTCCGGCGGAGGACGCGGCTGATGATCGTCGACTATGGCGCCATGGAGATGAGGATTACAAACCAACCTTCTCGAGCAAAGCAACTTGGGAACAGCTTTGGGTCCCAAACCCAAGCCTCCCTTGGTGCAAAGCTGTTTGGTTTCCGCACAGCATTCCACGGTTTGCTTTTATCACATGGTTGGCTTTTCAAGATAGACTGTCGACAGGAGCGAGAAGCAGAGCTTGGGGTTGCGTGCAACCGTGTCTCCTCTGTGGGGAACCGGACGAAACTCGTGACCACCTGTTCTTCGCATGCCCTTACTTATTTACAGTATGGATCGATCTAGTAGGGTTCCTCTTGGGTTCTCGTGTGAATCCTGATTGGAATGTCACCGTCGCATCTCTTCTATCTCCTCGCAGGAGGGAGATTGATACATGTCTTCTGAAGCTTGCTCTCCAAGCTAGCATCCATAGTATTTGGCGTGAGAGGAACAGCAGGCGTCATCAAGGTAATCTCCTCAGTGCAGATCAAATGGTTCGGTACATTGACAAGACAATTAGGAACAGGATATCCTCACTGCGAAAGCGGAAGCCAAACTTCTATGGTGACATGATGCAGCGTTGGCTCAGTCGGGCTTCTTCGCCGCCACCATAATCTATTATCCTCCCATTATATGACTTGTGTTTCTTTAACTGAAAGCATAAATCTTAGTGGCctgtaattttttctttttgttgttaatcaatttaaaatttcaacaaaagaaaaaaaatcataccaTTTTAGATCTATCGTTTATGGTTGACTAACAGTAAGCCTAAAATGGATTTTAAAGTTGATGATTTTTTTGGCACAAATAGAAATCAACactttttctaaaatatttgattttaaata includes the following:
- the LOC103844457 gene encoding uncharacterized protein LOC103844457; its protein translation is MSFKSSTFKFKSEIGNGKATLFWLDNWLQVGRLINITGASGTQVLGISRYATVSEVASGGQWNIRRCRGYHLRAMIACINSVPAPAEDAADDRRLWRHGDEDYKPTFSSKATWEQLWVPNPSLPWCKAVWFPHSIPRFAFITWLAFQDRLSTGARSRAWGCVQPCLLCGEPDETRDHLFFACPYLFTVWIDLVGFLLGSRVNPDWNVTVASLLSPRRREIDTCLLKLALQASIHSIWRERNSRRHQGNLLSADQMVRYIDKTIRNRISSLRKRKPNFYGDMMQRWLSRASSPPP